In the Candidatus Delongbacteria bacterium genome, GTCGTCGGAGCCGATGCCCACGTTCTTGCCTGGATGGAACTTGGTGCCGCGCTGCCGCACGATGATGTTGCCGTTGCGCACGACTTCGCCACCGTACTTCTTCACGCCCAGATACTGCGGATTGGAGTCACGCCCGTTGCGGGTTGAACTCTGTCCCTTTTTGTGTGCCATGACGTGTTCCTCTCCCGCTGGTTCAGGCCTGGATGCCGTTGACGGCAATCAGCGTGTACTGCTGACGATGTCCATGCTTGCGACGAAAGCCCTTGCGGCGCTTCATCTTGAAGTTGATGACCTTGCGCGCCTTGCCGTGCTCCAACACCGTGGCGTCGATGCTGACACCCTCAAGAGCCGGGGAGCCAAAACGGCTCTGCGCGCCATCCACCAGGGCCAAGACCCGGTCCACGGCGACTTTGTCGCCCGCCTCGGCCTGCAGCAAAGGCACCCGCACCTTGAGACCCTGGCTCAGGTGGAACTGCCGGCCGGCGATTTCCGCGATGGCGTACATGTCAGCTTCCTCCGTCCGTTGCAAAGGCGGAAAGTATAGCGCCTTGGGCGTGAAGAGTCAAGGTTCCTCGTCCACATCCACGTCCAGGCGCGAACGCAACCCCGGCAGACCGGGCAGATCGTCCAGCTCCTCGCCGGCCGCCTCGTCCCACTCCGCGGCGTCGAAGGCCGGTCCGTGGTCCGCCGTGGCCCCCGTCATGCGCTGGGCGCCCACGCCGCGCGCGTGCTCGGCCGTGACGTCCCGGCCCTGGCGCGGCGACAGGCAGCGGAACTCGGTCTCCTCCAGGCGCTCGTCGGCCTTGACGCGAATCAACATGAAGTGCCGCCACATCAGGCGCCAAAGCAGGTTGCGCTTGCCCGCCGTCAAGTGGGCGTGCAGGGGCGGCGCCACCTGGATCAGCAGCCGGCGCTCCCGCGTGGCCGCCTTGAAGCGACGGATCCAGCGGTCCAGCTCCGTCAGCAGGGTTTCCCGGCTGGGCACCAGGCCCGAGCCGCCGCAGTGCCGGCAGGGCTGGTGCAGGGTGTGGATCAGCGCCGGCCGCACGCGTTCGCGGGTCATCTCCATCAGGCCGAAGCGCGAGAGCGGGGCCACGTCCGTCTGGGCGCGGTCCTGCTTGAGGATCTGGCGCATCTCCTGCATCAGGCGCAGGCGGTGCTCCTCCTGCTGCATGTCGATGAAGTCGATCACGATCAGCCCGCCCAGGTCGCGCAGCCGCAGTTGGCGGCCGATCTCCCGCGCGGCCTCCAGGTTCACGCGGAGGGCGTTGTCCTCCAGGTTGCGCCGGCGCGCGAAACGGCCCGAGTTCACGTCGATGGTGTTCATGGCCTCGGTGGACTCGATGATCAGATAGCAGCCGCCCTTGACCCAGACCCGGCGCTCGATGCTGCGCTCGATCTCCTCCTCGATGCCCAGGCTGTCGAAGAGCGGCTCCCGGCCGGTGTAGAGGTGCACGCGGTCCCGCAGCTCGGGCAGCACCTCCTGCATGTAGGCGCCCAGCTCCTTGTGCAGGCCGCGGTTGTCGCAGATGACCTCGTCCAGGTCCGCCGTGAACAGGTCGCGCATGACGTGGGAGACCATGCCGGGCTCCCGGTGCACGACCTCGCCCACGGGGGCCTGCTCCAGCTTGACACGGACCTCCTCCCAGTGGGCCAGGAGGTCGCGCAGGTCGGAGCCGATCTGCTCGCGGGAGTGGCCCTCGGCCACGGTGCGCACGATCAGGCCGTGGCCCTCCGGGCGCAGCTCCTTGAGCAGGTCCTTGAGCCGGCGCCGTTCCGCCGTGGACTTGATGCGCCGGCTGACGCCCGTGATCTCGTCGCCCGGGATCAGCACCAGGTAGCGTCCCGCCAGGCTGATCTCCATCGAGAGGCGCGCACCCTTGGTGCCGATGGGTTCCTTCACCACCTGCACGGGCACCAGCTGCCCCACCTGCAGGGCCTGGCCGGCGGGCAGCCCGCACTTGGAGCGGCCGGGCAAGTTCCAGCGCCGGGGCGTGCAGCAGTCCGGGAAGGGCAGGAAGCCGTCCGCCTCCAGGCCCGCGTCCACGAAGGCCGCCTGCATGCTGGGCGCCAGTTTCACCACCCGGCCGTTGACCACGTGGCCCAGCAGACGGTCACGCTCCGCCCGCTCCACGTAGAAATCCGTCAGGCGGCCGTCCTCGAGAATGGCCACCCGGCTCTCCGCCGGCGAGCTGTTGATGACGATCTGGCGCTTCATGGCCGGGTTCCGGGGCGGGGCGGTGGAGCGGCCGGGGTCGAACAGGGGAGCATGGATGCCTCAGATGCCCGGGTTGTAATACATGGTCCCGCTGACGGGACGGCAGAGGCGCTCCAGCAGTGCCTGCCGATGCGCGGCGTTGTTGACGAAGTCGATCTCGTTGGCGTTGACGATGAGCAGGGGCGTGCGCGTGTAGCTCAGGAAAAAGGCGTTGTAGGCGTCGTTGAGCTGGCGGATGTACTCGGTGCTCATCTCCCGCTCGTAGCTGCGGTTGCGCACCTGGATGTTGCGCATCAGGCGGTCCACGTTGGACTGGAGGTAGACCACCAGGTCCGGCCGGTGCGCGTCGCGCTCCATGAACTCGATGATCTTCTCGTAGAGCACCAGCTCGCGCTCGTCCAGGTTGAGGTAGGCGAAGATCTTGTCCTTGTCGAACAGGTAGTCGCAGACCGAGACCTCGGCGAACAGGCTCATCTGCCGGTGGCGCAGCAGCTGGTTGTAGCGCGCGAACAGGAAGTTGAGCTGCACCTGGAAGGCGTAGTGCCGGGGCTCGCGGTAGAAATCCTCCAGAAAGGGATTCTTGTGCGGCTCCTCCAGGATCAGCTGCGCGCCCCACTCCTGCGCCAGGATGTTGCACAGGCTGGTCTTCCCCACCCCGATCACGCCTTCCACGGCGACCGATTTCAGCTCCGGCACCATCCAGGGTCCTCCATGCGCCGGACCGCGTCCGGCTCCTGCGCCCGCAGGCGCCGCACATCCAGACTCAACTCGTGGCCGTCCCGCGGGTCCCGCAGGTCCGGATCCAGTTCCAGCAAGGGTTCCAGCACGAAGGCCCGCTGGCAAAGGCCCGGGTGGGGCAGCGCCAGCCGCGCTCCCGCCACCAACAGGGGGCCGTCCTCGAGGGCCAGCAGCAGGTCCAGGTCCAGCTCCCGTTCCCGCCAGTGGGGCCGGGACTGCCGTCCCAGGCGGCGCTCCAGTTCCTTCAGCCGCTCCAGCAGCGCGCCCGGCCCCAGGGCCACGGCCAGCCGGGCCGCGGCGTTGAGAAAATCCGGCTGGTCGGCCGGCCCGACAGGCCGGGTCAACCAGAGACTGGAGACGGCCTGCACGCGGCAGGGGCCCTGGTCCAATTCGCGCAGCGCCCGGGCCAGCGTGGCGCGCACGGGGCCCAGGTTGCCGCCCAGGCCGAGCCAGGCGATCATCGCCCCGCGCTCTCCGCCCCGGCGTCAGGTTCGGGCGCTCCATCGTCCCGCTGCAGCCAGCGCGGATTCACCCGGGTGATCTCCACTTCCACGTGCCCGAAGAAGTTGGGAATGGGCGGACTCAGCTTGCGCACGCAGAGCTGCAGGGCGTCCACGCGCGGGAACTGCCGGAAGATCTCCTCCGCCAGGCCCTCCACCAGCCGTTCCAGCAAATGAAAGCGCCGGCTGGTGACCCACTGGGTCACGCCGGCATGGAGGGTCTGATAATTGAGGGCGTCGTCCAGCGCATCGCTGCGCCCGGCCGGAGCGCAATCCAGGAAGGCCTGCACGCTCAGCTCGAAGCGCTGGCCGAGCGTGGATTCCTCGGTGCGGTGGCCATGGTAGGCGTAGAACTGGATACCCTCGATTCCCACCCGGTCGGAATTGCGGCGGATGCGGAGAAACACGTCACGATGCATGGCCCAAGGTAGAAACTCGCGCCCGTCCCGGCACCTCTCCCGCCGGCCCGTCTGCCACCCGGTGGCGAGAATCAGCTGCGGAAGATCACCTCTTCGCGCTGGAACATGCGCACCGCCGCCCAGAGGGCCAGTCCGGCGTAGCCCAGGTTGATGGCGAAGACCGCGGCCATCAGGCCCAGCTGGCTGTAATCCTGCAGCAGCGCGTCGCGGATCAGCAGCGTGACATTGAAGACCGGCACGAAGGCCAGCGCCAGGTTGAGCTTGAGGCCCGGGATCATGCTGGCCATGGAGGGGAAGATCACCAGCATCAGCAGCGGACCCATGTAGCTCTGGGCCTCCTTCATGGAGCGTGCGTGCAGGCAGACCGCCAGCATCACGGCGGCGAAGGTCAGGGCCACGGGCAGCAGCAGCAGCAGGCCCAGCCCCAGCGCCGAGGGCTCGATGTGCAGGGGCAGGCCGCCGCGTAGCAGCCGGTCGGCGGCGAAACGGAAGTAGGCGTACTGGCCGCCCAGGGTGAAAATCGCGCTGCCCAGGGCCATCACTGAGGTGGCGATGTACTTGCCCAGCACCACGTCCAGCCTCGACACAGGGTTGACCAGCAGGGTCTCGATGGTGCTGCGCTCCTTCTCGCCGGCCGTCAGGTCCATGGCCGGATACATGGCGCCCTGGATGCAGAGGATCAGGATCAGGTAGGGCAGGAAGCGGGCGATCAGTTCCGCGGCCTGGCGCTTGGGCGGGGCGGTCTCGACGTGCTGGATGCTCCAGGGTGTGCCCAGGTCGGGACGCAGCTGCTGCCGGCGCAACCAGCCCTGCAGATGCGCCTCGCGCAGGGTGGTCAGGCCCGCCAGCAGCTCCTCGCCGGCCAGTTTCGCCTCGTCGTCGGTGGAATCGAAGTAGAGACGCAACGCGGGCGTCGCGCTGCTGTCCGCGGGCCGGGACAGGCGCTCCAGGGCCTGGGCCAGCCCGGGGCCGAACTCGAGCACCATGTCCACGCCCTCGCGGGCCAGCAGGCTGTCCACGGGCAGGGCGGGATCGGCGTCCTCGAGATAGACGAAGCGCCCGTCCTGGGCCTTGAGCGAGTCCAGCAGCCCAAGGGCCGGGCTCTCTCCGCGCACCATCACGCCGGTCTCGGCACTCTTGAGTTTCTCCATCGACTTGCTGGTCATCCAGACCACGCCGGACATGAGCAGGGGAAAGGAAAGGATGGGGATCAGGATCATGGAAACGATGGTCCGCCGGTCGCGGAACAGGTCGCGCAATTCCTTGGCCGCCACCACCCAGATGATGCGCGCGTTCATGCCTCGTCCTCCCCTTCCGCCTGGGCCATGGCCCGGTCCTCGCGGGTCAGCGCCCGCAGCATGTCCTTGTGCCGGCTGGACAGGCGGCCCAGCAGGTCCTTCAGGTATTCGGGCCGGTCCTGGCGGGTGAACTCCGCCGGATCGCGCAGAAAGAGCCCGGCCACGGCGCCGGCGTCCAGGTGCTCCCGGGGCCGCGCGGGCAGCACCAGCACCTTCTCGCCCTCCCGGGCCCGGCGCAGCAGGCCGCCCTCCATCATGGTCTCCACCACGGCGTTGATTTCCGCTTCCGGCAGCCAGAACAGCCGGCCCAGCGTCTCCACCGTCAGTTCGCTGCCCACCTCGAAGCGGTCGAGCACGGCGTCGCGCACGGCCAGGGCGATGATGTACTCGGGCAGCGGCCCGTCGCGCCGGCTCTTGCGCTTGAGCAGGAGCGCCCGGCGGTTCTGGGTGATGAAGGAGATCTCCGCACCGGTGAGCACGATCACCCAGGTCAGGTAGACCCAGATCATGAAGAGCGGCAGCGCGGCCAGCGAGCCGTAGACCATGCTGTAGCTGCTGGCGCGCACGGTGTAGAAG is a window encoding:
- the rpmA gene encoding 50S ribosomal protein L27 is translated as MAHKKGQSSTRNGRDSNPQYLGVKKYGGEVVRNGNIIVRQRGTKFHPGKNVGIGSDDTLYATSDGVVNFYSRDGRKLVRILVD
- the rplU gene encoding 50S ribosomal protein L21, encoding MYAIAEIAGRQFHLSQGLKVRVPLLQAEAGDKVAVDRVLALVDGAQSRFGSPALEGVSIDATVLEHGKARKVINFKMKRRKGFRRKHGHRQQYTLIAVNGIQA
- a CDS encoding Rne/Rng family ribonuclease, producing the protein MKRQIVINSSPAESRVAILEDGRLTDFYVERAERDRLLGHVVNGRVVKLAPSMQAAFVDAGLEADGFLPFPDCCTPRRWNLPGRSKCGLPAGQALQVGQLVPVQVVKEPIGTKGARLSMEISLAGRYLVLIPGDEITGVSRRIKSTAERRRLKDLLKELRPEGHGLIVRTVAEGHSREQIGSDLRDLLAHWEEVRVKLEQAPVGEVVHREPGMVSHVMRDLFTADLDEVICDNRGLHKELGAYMQEVLPELRDRVHLYTGREPLFDSLGIEEEIERSIERRVWVKGGCYLIIESTEAMNTIDVNSGRFARRRNLEDNALRVNLEAAREIGRQLRLRDLGGLIVIDFIDMQQEEHRLRLMQEMRQILKQDRAQTDVAPLSRFGLMEMTRERVRPALIHTLHQPCRHCGGSGLVPSRETLLTELDRWIRRFKAATRERRLLIQVAPPLHAHLTAGKRNLLWRLMWRHFMLIRVKADERLEETEFRCLSPRQGRDVTAEHARGVGAQRMTGATADHGPAFDAAEWDEAAGEELDDLPGLPGLRSRLDVDVDEEP
- a CDS encoding deoxynucleoside kinase: MVPELKSVAVEGVIGVGKTSLCNILAQEWGAQLILEEPHKNPFLEDFYREPRHYAFQVQLNFLFARYNQLLRHRQMSLFAEVSVCDYLFDKDKIFAYLNLDERELVLYEKIIEFMERDAHRPDLVVYLQSNVDRLMRNIQVRNRSYEREMSTEYIRQLNDAYNAFFLSYTRTPLLIVNANEIDFVNNAAHRQALLERLCRPVSGTMYYNPGI
- the folK gene encoding 2-amino-4-hydroxy-6-hydroxymethyldihydropteridine diphosphokinase, which translates into the protein MIAWLGLGGNLGPVRATLARALRELDQGPCRVQAVSSLWLTRPVGPADQPDFLNAAARLAVALGPGALLERLKELERRLGRQSRPHWRERELDLDLLLALEDGPLLVAGARLALPHPGLCQRAFVLEPLLELDPDLRDPRDGHELSLDVRRLRAQEPDAVRRMEDPGWCRS
- the folB gene encoding dihydroneopterin aldolase produces the protein MHRDVFLRIRRNSDRVGIEGIQFYAYHGHRTEESTLGQRFELSVQAFLDCAPAGRSDALDDALNYQTLHAGVTQWVTSRRFHLLERLVEGLAEEIFRQFPRVDALQLCVRKLSPPIPNFFGHVEVEITRVNPRWLQRDDGAPEPDAGAESAGR
- a CDS encoding ABC transporter permease, giving the protein MNARIIWVVAAKELRDLFRDRRTIVSMILIPILSFPLLMSGVVWMTSKSMEKLKSAETGVMVRGESPALGLLDSLKAQDGRFVYLEDADPALPVDSLLAREGVDMVLEFGPGLAQALERLSRPADSSATPALRLYFDSTDDEAKLAGEELLAGLTTLREAHLQGWLRRQQLRPDLGTPWSIQHVETAPPKRQAAELIARFLPYLILILCIQGAMYPAMDLTAGEKERSTIETLLVNPVSRLDVVLGKYIATSVMALGSAIFTLGGQYAYFRFAADRLLRGGLPLHIEPSALGLGLLLLLPVALTFAAVMLAVCLHARSMKEAQSYMGPLLMLVIFPSMASMIPGLKLNLALAFVPVFNVTLLIRDALLQDYSQLGLMAAVFAINLGYAGLALWAAVRMFQREEVIFRS